TCATGACTTGGTAAACGTAGATGATGCAGTAACAGTGTGTGGTCAGTGGGATGGATGACAATGACATCATTGCTCAAATGAAAGCTTCTCGTGAACTATCATAAGAAGAGGAGAAAATCGAAGATTTAGCGCTCAATGTTACTAACAAACAAGCACTTTCTGCAGTGGACACTGTAAGGAGATTTATTGAGAGGCAGCCGAATATGTCAGAGGAGaaatttaaagctatagtccacttagaaagtgttatagacaaacgttcttacacatctctaaagcaaacaacaattgaatctttttttgaatgaaagtgTANGAGAGGCAGCCGAATATGTCAGAGGAGaaatttaaagctatagtcCACTTAGAAAGTGTTATAGACAAATGTTCTTACACATCTCTAAAGCAAGcaacaattgaatctttttttgaatgaaagtgtaaaaaagtgtttttagaataaatatggaatagtaaataaggtacgtaaagagcatttttctttattctaccatcgataacatgcgattttcaataattcgaattttcgatatctcgaattttttctaCTCTCCATTCAAGTTTGAGatatcgaggtttgactgtatatgcAACAAGATTAGAAGACTGTTTACAGTACACAAAGGAAAACAGAAGTTAATGATCCTATCTAGAATATAATATGAGGTTGGAGGgaaaactaattacaaaatgTATAGCAGACAGTTTAGCATCAACAATCATCATAATTGTACCTGGCATATTAattaaacactgtaaaattttataaaatcttatgttattataaaacattatatgaCATTTAAAAggtcaaattaaaaacttaaataagtaaaccattaatattgtaattttaaaaaagtttaaacaaaacatatactgtttaatataatttctaattacaGAGGCCCTTTCATTTTAGAGCTTCCAGATTCATGCCATAAATAATGATGTTTCAGTTCCAATTATaccattcaaatttaatatataggGTTAGATGGGGTAAAGtggatataaaattaagatttttttaaagaagcctCTGAAACCAAAGCATTCAAttcattttactgaaaattttgatgtgtgTTATAAACATTGGATTCATATAAGTTAAATATGAGACATAACTTGTCTATTTAGCTTGATTAgctttttttacagtaatgcaTTCAAAAGAACATGTTTTGGCATAACCACTTAATCCCAGAGTAGGGTTAAGTTAGTATAGTTCTAATGGGcattagtatatatttcattaaaaacatatggaaataatgttttagaaaaaatatgctcttaaataaatgtatcttgattatatttttttaaaaaaaataagtgcttaaaaaaatagtttttttttcatattgaagAGTTAATGCtcagaactataaaatttaggTTTCACTtctaatacagtacagaacctgtTATccagaaatcagaaaaccaaaaaaccggaacgaaattcgataattttcccgccattaaaaaaaattttttttttctcctcataagatttcaggatttttcattcttttttgaaagatgtttaacttaccatcattttggaaataatcattagtgtattacttcatcattttttcttctttttaagattatttccaaatatatatatatatattttagttgggtttaacaataaaagaaacagCTTTTTGTAGccattcagaaaaccggaaaaatcagttatccggaataacgatggtcccgatcgttccggaNcaaatatatatatatatattttagttgggttcaacaataaaaaaatggcttcTTGCAGAGAttcagaaaactggaaaaatcggTTATcaggaatagcgatggtcccgatcgttccggataatcggttccttACTGTACAGTATATTTTGCCGAACTCTACACAATAGTAGTtggtttatttgaaatataaataagagtgcaaaaattaatatcagCAGTGgtaatttaaagagtttttactttttatagcagacatatattttcaatgaatatagTTAGTACTTTAAGGACACTGTTTTGTTTTCCATGACAAAAACTGCCATTTGAAGGCAGAAACTTGCGTGAAAACTCATCTATATCTTAATATGCTCATTAAGATACACCATTGTGCTACtttgataatttgtttaattgtatAATATGTCTGTTATATTGTTATTCCTCCAATCATTCTTcccctcaaaaaataaaatttaaaaccattatgTAAATCATTATGCGTGTTGAAATAATTATGTAGGGCTATAATCAAACAAGTGActtattttttagctattttataataaaatatagagcGTTAGATTCGTATTAAAACTAATAcagaaaagttagaaaaatattcctAACACACAAAGCTTAACTAAACCTAACCATATAACCTGTGTACTCCACCTCagaaaacaattcataataaatagaattttaaaatttattctaaaaataattaatgtagaTATGTTCTTTAGATATCTCTCTACTAGTTAGAActaaaactaaaagtttttttttacagtttttaatgatattagaaGAAAGTTCATCAACAGCTTAaactaaaatacttaataagttTATCATAAACAGATAGTTTgtaaacatcaaatttttttctgaaacagaaataaaaatgcttactGCAATCCCAGTAAacaactctaaaaatattaaacaaagtaTCTCAGCACAAAAGGAgagaatacatatttttttaacatataccCACTTTATACATCAGCTACTTTTACATCAGCTGACTctacaagaaagaaaaaaaaaagctgtaaatatcttttaatactttcacttttaaatactttttctttattccttTCTGAGGATATCACTCCAAAAAAAGCTAGATATTTTGGCATTTCGAAATGAACAAGTAATTCTAATTATAAAGTCAACctatatagaaattttaagaaaccttTAGAACCACTGTGTTTGACACACACAATGAACATAAAATGAACTTAACTTTTGAAAGAAGGTTTGATGGGAccttcttaaattttaagttctcTACTTTCAAGAAAGcaggaaaaataacaattacacATCATATTGATGATTCAGGAGtgtaacacaaaattttttgttcggGGAAAAGGCTAGTACAAAATACAATTGTTTACGCAGATCAAGTATAGCCAACATTTTTGAGAAGAAAGtcactatttgaaaaaaaaataaattttttttgttccgtttgaaacttttttagttcgtaaagaaaatatttttgaaaaggctaattaaaaaggtaaaaaaatgatatttatagaCTGATAATGtttctttgttgttgttgcaaacagcttatttatgtaaatatgtaataagatttaaaaaatatcaaaagataataaatcatattgtaaaaacaatttaataaaaatattatgaagacTGTCACAAGAGTAAAACTATaacaatttgcaaaatatttttagaattgaagcAAAATTCTTACAGGGGCAATTGTGCCACAGGTTAGACATCCATTCAACGTCTGTATAgtagaaattaacaataataagaaaaaaaaaactccctgAGCCCCTAATTTTTTCAggctgattttattaaatttccctgtgattttttttaattgcatcattagttttattattcatttcacaGTTCTAccttatatttatacataataatgTAACACAAAACAATTATgcttgatattaaaattcaaaaaaatttatctttctttcctttttcaaactattataagccaaaatttttttttccttaaaaaatattcgatgCTGACATGCAAAAAATTTGACCCCGGATGTCAATTCTCCTTTTAAGACGCAAatgaaaaatggatttaaaaaattacaaaaaatcaattttaaagagtcatttttaaatgcattttgttaatgttttaacttctaaaaaataattttttttaaatatttaataatatagtatATTATAGCAAAGTGTCCAAGTTGGTTTTTTTCTCcacattttaatcttttaaatatctcGCTCAGAATTATAGAATATTGAGACTTTATGGTAAAAAACAGTTTCATAATATCtacctttttcaaaatttattttcctattccacatatcataaaaaatagaagaaaataaaaataatttattttaatttagcagaagctttaaaatttataaataatcatttcagGAATGCATAAAAAGAATGAAGCATCAATTCTATGAAATGAACACATCGGAACATGCAAAGGAAATCTATTTGAAACTatgccttttatttaaaaaaaaataatgaaaagaaacagaaaatgaaCCATTCTAAGACTGAAAGCAACATCACTCTTGTTGCTATCTATTTGAAACTatgtcttttattaaaaaaaaaatatatataatgagaagaaacagaaaattaacCATCCTACGACTGAAAGCAACATCACTCTTGTTGCTTTCAATATGTGACTAGATAGGCGAGCAACAGGGCTTgattttcctcaattttttttgtactcaaaTGCAGTTTCATGATATGCATTAGGGTTgtcataaacaaaacaaaaaattactacccaaaaattatctaagtaatacaattctaaaaataatttaactacattaaaagaacacaaaacaaaattaaaaaaagaatcgaaCTCACCGAACtgttaaagaaagaataattaagTGTGTCTGACGTATTACAGATGCTCAgttcaaaaaaatcaatactttgCTGGCAGCTAAATGGGGAATTAAACCATCAGCAATCATTGAATCAGTGGCTGGCATGCTAATcaatcactgaaaaaaaaaatcgaatgacATTTAATTCAGCAactaatataaacttaaaaattaaagtacacAACTAACAATCAATGAAAATTGTAACAATGGATTAATTtgaatgtagttttaaaaaatttcaagtaaaatataagTAGCATAATTAACTAAACATTTATTGCATCATTTCcaatatttggcggcacacaaaactgctgcggcacagtggttgagaatcactgtcTTAGATGTTAGATAGTAGATATAGTTGTACAGCAGgtgacttttattaattcttcAGACCATTAGTGTTGACACTTAGAGCTACAAATTTGTAcatgtgcagaaaaatattgcaggaaaaaattttttttttctcatttaatattttgagacaGTATGTTTTCGGATATTTCAGGTCAAAGGACCAATCAAGTCCAGTGTTTTCACAACAGCCCGAGAaagcgagaatctcgcatattttttcttttcttgcattaaaaaatgattaccgcgatAAATTCGCACACtctgtaaattaatttcaaaattcgcgaatttctcgcattttggaaaaagcttcgaattatGCCATTTAGAATAagatccgtttcacttttcttccttgatcttccattattttcaacatctgccccgttatctagcttccctatttatcAGTATTGTTTAGAACCTTTTccaacaacagaacacaaccccTTTCAGagcacatttctctgcaaccacgcaTTAACCGTAAGGtctcttcatgtaagacgttcaaatttttaatgcactaatgtaagatggaaaaatactttgtaaaggcaaaatcttctatgatgatgcagcaaaaatattcaatactttaaaaaatagaagacattaaaaatgtgttataattaaagaaatgattttttttctaagagtttttgtgcttttttagtttttagaaatctcacttaactttctgaaatcACACCCTGTTtctgagaaagggtgagaaattttcatccattttttttctatgatgaaaacactgcaaGTCACTTTAAAAGTTTGACCAGGGTTGAGATTGGCCAAAAGgtaaaaaagctgaattttcaTGTGAGTCAATCTTACatgatttatagcaaaattatCAGTAACATATTCTCATCCAGTTCCGCTGATGTTGTAATGCCTATATATAGAAATAATCGTCGACAGAAAAACTGCCACATTAATAGTAACTAATTCAcgaaaaaaacttactttttacaagaatcgcgatacaggaatttaaaaatcgcgtgaatacaaatagcgatcttggattttaaaatcgcgtgaatgaTACTtgatattggatttaaaaaatgtgaaaatacaaatcatgatgcttAATTTTCAGATCGCGTAAATACGCAAAATTTTCAGATcgcataaataagaataaaaattgcaacgagcatcttttaaatcaggtaaataagaaaattgatgcTTGATATTAAAATGGAGTGACGTCTGGATTACGAAAATACGAGTTATCTAGCAGACGGgtataaataaggaaaatcatattttctgtTCGTAAAAAGtaatagataaaataagtaGATGTGCGGAAGAGTTAGCTGCtacgtagtttgaattttctatatATCTTTCGatatattatatctatatatcaaatcggaaataaatgttattatattatttcaaccactgaattttcagaaaaagcggaatatatatatttaaaaaaaaaaaaactgaaacttttagagaaccggagtttttgataaaaaggctgaaattcgagagacaaaagcgAAAAAGTCGGAAACCCGctaaaagcggaaaaatctcatccctgtttGACCTAGCCACAGAAAGACTTGAAAAGCATCAATTGAAAGGTTTATTTCTTAGCTTTACGATGATTTTGAAAGTTTCTTCtgctattatttgaaaaaattgtcatttttcatgaaaaacttagtttttaaaactctataacttgaaaattttttaaattaaaaatctaaaaattgatggaattacttcattttatataaatgaccATTTctccaaatttctttaaaatcgtGGGAAGGTCGGTCTTATACTGATAGATCTGATGTGGAATGATTCAATATTATCAAAGTATTTAGCCATTATAgatctaaaacaaattattaaatagcaaaatattacCACACATATAgctttcaaatataaaactcacatgaataaggtaaaattaaaagataattatgaaataaaataaattgagaaaaaagctaaatatttttacaaaatttcaaatttaattaaaataatcattaaaatattttaataaaattaaaagaaaaggaaaacattAATTAGATATAGAAGAAAAGcctaaaatttgttaatttttcaccaaaaaaaatgaacattaaatgaaaaaaaaaaaaaaaaaaaaaaccaacttAATTGGACTCTGAAGAGAAGCCTAaagatttccaatttttttaccGAAGTCGATCCAATTccaaaagtgcattttttgaataaataaggaAACCTCTTCAATAAACTTTCTATATAGCCAACATTTACATTTGAATCAATCTTGATTAAATGCGATCATATGTAATCAATACTAGCTCCAAAGGGATGGAAATTCAAGAGTGCTGCAATTAAACACAGCTCATGTTGAGTAATAGTAAGTTTATCAGCAGATTTGAAATGTTCTGTGCTCTTAAATTTATCAGTTAACAAATTTGCTTCATGCTAAGAATGATGAACAAAAGGTGGTGGCGTTCGAGGTCTTGAAGCTTCTTGTTCCATTGTTCCTGGATGACGAGCTTCTCTTCGTAATGCCCGTTGCAAACACTCCCATTCATACTCATCATCTCTTGCTTTAGCAAAATCAACATGAAGCCTTCCAGAATAAGCGCTTTcgtctttattttcaatttttaatctatagCCAGATAACATCATTGCCTCATCTACATAAGCTTCTGCAATAAACCGCACAtggcaaaaattctttttactcaTTCGAACAGTACTTATTTCACCACATCTACTAAAGATCTCACGGACTATTTCTTCGGAAATTTTTTCCGGTAAGCCTCCAACAAACACAGTTTTACAACCTGGGTGTCTTTCTCTTGTCTTAATATGTTGCCCTGGATGAGGAGGATAAAGAACACAAGAGGATAAAGTGATAGTTTCCTTTACTGGAGGAATCATCATAGAGTTGTCTGGGGGATACATAGGATATGGTAAATAGTTTCCCATCATACCATACATATCACCTGTCATGGGCATATAGGCTGCATAAGGATTAATACCAGCACTTGTACTAGGCATCATATCCATGCCTGAGCTAACAGGAAGTGTAGTAGAAGCTTGCATTGTATTCGGAGGCATTCCCATGCCATCCATTTGGTTACCAGGCCACTGAGGATTCATTGCAGCATACATGTTAAAAGGANtgaaaaacttagtttttaaaactctataacttgaacaatttttaaattaaaaatctaaaaattgatGGAATTActtaccaggggtctgtctaggtttttctgagaggtacctattttgtgaaaatttagacataatttgtgaacaattaaaaaataaattaaaaaatcaacacaaaaatatggatttaccgttttttaagggacacaaaaataaaattttaagaaaaagtattttgtgaaactaccgtttttcctaaaattgaatttgtgaaactaccgtttttcctaaagctgactttgtgaaggtaccgctaaacggtagtaaattcagcctggacagacccctgcttacttttatataaatgacCATTTcaccaaatttctttaaaatcgtGGGGAGGTCGGTCTTATACAGATAGATCTGATGTGGAATGATTCAATATTATCAAAGTATTTAGCCATATTAgatctaaaacaaattattaaatagcaaaatattacCACACATATAgctttcaaatataaaactcacatgaataaggtaaaattaaaagataattatgaaataaaataaattgagaaaaaagctaaatatttttacaaaatttcaaatttaattaaaataatcattaaaatattttaataaaattaaaagaaaaggaaaacattAATTAGATATAGAAGAAAAGcctaaaatttgttaatttttcacccaaaaaaaatgaacattaaatgaaaaaaaaacaaacaaacccCAACTTAATTGGACTCTGAAGAGAAGcctaaaaatttccaatttttttaccGAAGTCGATCCAATTCCAAAAGtgcattttatgaataaataaggaAACCTCTTCAATAAACTTTCTATATAGCCAACATTTACATTTGAATCAATCTTGATTAAATGCGAGCATATGTAATCAATACTAGCTCCAAAGGGATGGAAATTCAAGAGTGCTgcaattaaagcaattaaacaCAGCTCATGTTGAGTAATAGTAAGTTTATCAGTAGATTTGAAATGTTCTGTGCTCTTAAATTTATCAGTTAACAAATTTGCTTCATGCTCAGAATGATGAACAAAAGGTGGTGGCGTTCGAGGTCTTGAAGCTTCTTGCTCCATTGTTCCTCGATAACGAGCTTCTCTTCGTAATGCCCGTTGCAAACACTCCCATTCATCTCTTGCTTTAGCAAAATCAACATGAAGCCTTCCAGAATAATCGCTTTCgtctttattttcaatctttaatCTATAGCCTGACAGCCTCATTTACACAACTTCTGCAATAAACTGTACAtggcaaaaattctttttacttattcGAACTTGATCTATTTCACCACATCCACTAAAGATTTTATGgagtattttttcagaaatttttttgagtagGCCTCCAACAAACACAGTTTTACAACCTGGATGCCTTTCTCTCGAAGTAATACATACCCATGGATGAGGAGGATAAAGAACACAAGAGGATAAGTTATAGTTTCCTTAACTGGAGGAATCATCATAGAGTTATCTGGAGGATACATAGGGTATGGTATGGTAAATAGTTTCCCATCGTACCATACATTGTCATGGGCATATAGGCTGTATAAGGATTGATGCCAGCACTTGTACTAGGAATCATATTAATGCCTGAGCTAACAGGAAGTGAAGTAGAAGCTTGCATTGTATTCAGAAGCATACCCATGCCATTCATTTGATTACCAGGTGAATAAGGATTCATTGCAGCATATATGTTAAAAGGAGCCATCATAGAATAAGATCGTTGATTTGAATCAACGTTATTCAGTTCTGGAATGCCAGAATTATAAGCAGAAAAAGTTTGAGCTATTGTAGGAATTGTTGGCGGCAGCGAGTGAGATTGAAGCGATTGTTGCGACGAGATCTTTAGATGAGATTTTTGAAACTGCTGCTGAAtattagaatttgaatttacCTGCTCTTCTTCATTGgagttttcttctttatttatatttgtcagATTTCCAGACTGATGATTATCTTTCTTAAATTCTTCATCAGGACTCCGTTCCCTTTTTATACCTTTTGGAGGAATTGTTGGTTGCTGCGATTGAGATTGTTGAAAGGCGATCGTAACATGAGATGGATGAAACTGCTGTTGAATACTAGAATTTGAATTTACCTGCTCTTCTTCATTggagttttcttctttttttcatatttgccAGATTTCTACACTGAGGATCATCTTTCTTAAATTCCTTTTCTGGACTCCGTTCCCTTTTTTCATCTTGTGTCCTCTACATATCTCGAAGCTTTCCTTGCCAGTGATAATTGGAACAAGACggataaaatgattatttaaggTAGGATGTCTGTGGTATTTATTTACGTTCATTTAAAGTAAACGCTTCTGACTGCCTTTTTTTGTATAACTTAGGACTCAAGTTAGTAATTAATGCTCAATCTAATTATTAACTGCAACCTTTATTTGAGTATTGCTTTTTACCACCTTCCCCTGAATTCGCTAATCATAAAACTCAGTGAAcggaaaaaattgtttgaaaaagttgGTTTGTGTTGTCTGAGTTATAGTGCAAAGTTCCATACAACCAGTTCGCACAGTTTTCCCCATTGAAAAAGTTGAAGCGATGTGAGCAAAACGGCATCCGTCCGTTCCGTATATGTCTGTGTATCGGTCTTTATTTGTTGTGTGATATCTCGTGCCGGtgtgtttaattataatttcgtttatttatggccccaaaatttaaatttgccgATGGTATGAAGTTAAGactgttctttattttaaaatttcccttttttatgtGAATATATCTGTTTCTCGATATAATATTGACTTCATGTAAACGGGATGGCAATTTTTAtgtagttaattaataatttttgtctgTTTTGTAGGAGAAAAGGTCTTATGCTTCCACGGTCCACTTTTATACGAAGCTAAAGTAAGTATTATGAAGGTTATTGCTGTGAAGAGTAAATGTTGTATTTCTAtgacttaatttgttttattattttgactgTTAATTTATATATGAGAGAATCgttcacttatttaaattttgttagta
The Parasteatoda tepidariorum isolate YZ-2023 chromosome 9, CAS_Ptep_4.0, whole genome shotgun sequence genome window above contains:
- the LOC122270789 gene encoding ecto-NOX disulfide-thiol exchanger 2, with the protein product MYAAMNPQWPGNQMDGMGMPPNTMQASTTLPVSSGMDMMPSTSAGINPYAAYMPMTGDMYGMMGNYLPYPMYPPDNSMMIPPVKETITLSSCVLYPPHPGQHIKTRERHPGCKTVFVGGLPEKISEEIVREIFSRCGEISTVRMSKKNFCHVRFIAEAYVDEAMMLSGYRLKIENKDESAYSGRLHVDFAKARDDEYEWECLQRALRREARHPGTMEQEASRPRTPPPFVHHS